A genomic window from Elusimicrobiota bacterium includes:
- a CDS encoding phosphoenolpyruvate synthase, producing MKSLKKESTGIIGLDEVINNLRLGDNVVCQIDNLSNYKYLATEFARNAVSKGKRVVYMRFASHAPLFNNNDGIFTYTLNAKEGFESFSTNVHEIIKKEGLEVFYVFDCLSDLLLYWATDLMLGNFFMITCPYLFELNTIAYFAIMRDNHSFKTIARIRETTQLLLDIYTIDSSLCIHPLKVWNRYSPNMFLPHIKEKDKFIPITTSADAARLFSYTASKFYESSERNLDYWD from the coding sequence ATGAAATCACTGAAGAAAGAAAGTACCGGAATTATCGGACTTGATGAAGTTATTAATAATCTGCGTTTGGGAGACAATGTTGTCTGCCAAATAGATAATCTAAGCAATTATAAATACCTTGCAACAGAATTTGCAAGAAATGCAGTTTCAAAAGGTAAACGCGTTGTTTATATGCGTTTTGCAAGCCATGCACCATTGTTTAATAATAATGACGGAATTTTTACTTATACATTAAACGCCAAAGAAGGTTTCGAATCTTTTTCAACAAATGTGCATGAGATCATAAAAAAAGAGGGATTAGAAGTATTTTATGTGTTTGATTGCCTTTCAGATCTTTTACTTTACTGGGCAACCGATTTGATGCTAGGCAATTTTTTTATGATTACTTGTCCCTACCTTTTTGAATTAAATACGATTGCCTATTTTGCGATAATGAGGGACAACCACTCTTTTAAAACTATTGCGCGAATAAGAGAAACAACACAGCTTTTATTAGACATTTATACCATTGATTCAAGTTTATGTATTCATCCTTTGAAGGTTTGGAACCGCTACTCGCCAAACATGTTTCTTCCTCATATTAAAGAAAAAGATAAATTCATTCCGATTACAACATCTGCCGACGCCGCAAGACTTTTTTCATACACCGCATCAAAATTTTATGAAAGTTCCGAAAGAAATTTAGATTATTGGGACC